A single genomic interval of Homo sapiens chromosome 7, GRCh38.p14 Primary Assembly harbors:
- the COA1 gene encoding cytochrome c oxidase assembly factor 1 homolog isoform c (isoform c is encoded by transcript variant 10), translated as MMWQKYAGSRRSMPLGARILFHGVFYAGGFAIVYYLIQSKYPASRLRPDLLLACSCSSIRGNT; from the exons ATGATGTGGCAAAAG tatgCAGGAAGCAGGCGGTCAATGCCTCTGGGAGCAAGGATCCTTTTCCACGGTGTGTTCTATGCCGGGGGCTTTGCCATTGTGTATTACCTCATTCAAAGTAAGTATCCTGCTAGCCGCCTGCGGCCTGACCTCCTCCTAgcctgctcctgctcctccatCAGAGGAAATACTTGA